A single window of Nicotiana tomentosiformis chromosome 1, ASM39032v3, whole genome shotgun sequence DNA harbors:
- the LOC138903505 gene encoding uncharacterized protein, translating into MRAQALADHLAENPVDDEYQPLSTYFPEKEVNLVEVIPENINAWKMFFDGAVNAKGVGIGAILISPTGQHYPATARLRFLYTNNTAEYEACIMGMNMACIMGMNMEVDLDVQELLIMGDSYLIFRQAQGEWETRDIKLIPYRQHVEDLSKQFKFVEFKYIPRFHNDLADALTTLASMLPYPGNTHIDPLEIQVRQRHRYCNAIEMEPDGEP; encoded by the coding sequence ATGAGAGCTCAAGCCTTGGCGGATCATCTAGCTGAGAACCCGGTCGATGATGAATACCAACCCTTAAGCACTTATTTTCCAGAAAAGGAAGTAAACTTGGTTGAAGTGATTCCAGAGAACATCAATGCCtggaaaatgttctttgatgggGCTGTGAATGCAAAAGGCGTAGGGATTGGGGCAATTCTGATTTCTCCAACAGGTCAGCACTATCCGGCCACGGCCCGACTTCGGTTCTTGTATACAAACAATACTGCCGAGTATGAAGCTTGTATCATGGGCATGAATATGGCGTGCATCATGGGAATGAATATGGAGGTTGACCTGGATGTACAAGAGTTATTAATCATGGGGGATTCTTATTTAATTTTCCGGCAAGCTCAAGGCGAGTGGGAAACGCGAGACATAAAGCTTATCCCTTACAGACAACATGTGGAAGATCTCAGTAAACAGTTTAAGTTTGTCGAGTTCAAGTATATTCCTCGATTCCACAATGACCTAGCAGATGCACTAACTACTCTGGCCTCAATGCTGCCGTACCCAGGTAATACTCATATTGACCCGTTAGAAATTCAAGTTCGACAAAGGCATAGATATTGCAATGCAATTGAAATGGAACCAGATGGTGAGCCATAG